The following proteins are co-located in the Castanea sativa cultivar Marrone di Chiusa Pesio chromosome 8, ASM4071231v1 genome:
- the LOC142605522 gene encoding loganic acid O-methyltransferase-like: MAMKGGEGPDSYVQNSTYQRGIVEAAIEKINEAIANQFDINAFPTSPNPICIADLGCSTGPNTFRAMQNIVEAIKLKYISKGGNSKIPDFVVFFNDQVSNDFNTLFMSLPPNRQYFAAGVPGSFHGLLFPKASLHFIHSSSAVHWLSNIPVDVMDEASPAWNKGRIFYTNAPKEVKDAYATQFAKDMESILFARAQELVSGGLLALFLSGIPDVMSNSDSHTGIEIDMIGSCLMDMAKVGLVNEAKVDTFNFPLYFPTPKELKALVERSEYFSFERMAILKNQKKHVTLQSPSMRALFLRAPFEGLLVKQFGNEIIDGLFDRYTEKVARSSFFLNPEIDKTIELFVLLKHKI; encoded by the exons ATGGCAATGAAAGGAGGAGAGGGCCCTGACAGCTATGTTCAAAACTCCACCTATCAG AGAGGGATTGTGGAAGCTGCCATAGAAAAGATCAATGAGGCCATAGCCAATCAGTTTGACATCAACGCCTTCCCAACTTCTCCAAACCCAATATGTATAGCAGACTTGGGTTGTTCTACAGGACCCAATACCTTCAGGGCAATGCAAAACATAGTAGAAGCTATTAAACTCAAATACATATCAAAAGGAGGAAATAGTAAAATCCCAGATTTTGTAGTGTTCTTCAACGACCAGGTCTCCAATGATTTCAATACTCTTTTCATGTCCCTTCCTCCCAATAGACAATACTTTGCGGCCGGGGTACCGGGTTCTTTCCATGGCCTCTTGTTTCCCAAGGCATCTCTTCATTTTATTCACTCCTCTTCTGCAGTACACTGGCTGTCAAACATCCCCGTGGATGTTATGGATGAAGCTTCACCTGCATGGAATAAAGGGAGGATTTTCTACACAAATGCACCAAAGGAAGTTAAGGACGCCTATGCAACTCAATTTGCCAAGGATATGGAGTCCATCCTATTTGCTAGAGCACAAGAGCTTGTGAGTGGAGGGCTACTGGCACTTTTCCTATCAGGCATCCCTGATGTTATGAGCAACTCTGACTCACATACTGGTATAGAGATAGATATGATAGGATCTTGCCTAATGGACATGGCTAAAGTG GGATTAGTCAATGAAGCAAAAGTGGATACATTCAATTTTCCGCTTTATTTCCCAACTCCTAAGGAATTGAAGGCATTGGTTGAAAGAAGTGAGTATTTCAGCTTTGAGAGAATGGCAATATTGAAAAACCAGAAAAAGCATGTTACCTTGCAGAGCCCATCGATGCGTGCTTTATTTTTGAGAGCCCCCTTTGAAGGATTACTTGTAAAGCAGTTTGGAAATGAGATAATTGATGGATTGTTCGATCGCTACACTGAGAAAGTTGCAAGGTCTTCCTTTTTCTTAAATCCAGAAATTGATAAAACAATTGAATTGTTTGTCCTccttaaacataaaatttag